The following are encoded together in the Hoplias malabaricus isolate fHopMal1 chromosome 3, fHopMal1.hap1, whole genome shotgun sequence genome:
- the LOC136691378 gene encoding zinc finger protein 135-like, giving the protein MEFEESSSSHQELPDSLETHTCHREKKTEKRTHHCSECGRNFSQRGHLQQHQLIHTGEKPYQCLGCAKNFNHPSSLQRHQRTHSDEKPYQCSECEKGFNSQISLQRHELIHTREKPYTCSECGISFGDTSGLLRHQQIHTGKKTSGKRRNHHCSECGKSFTQRGHLQQHQRIHTGEKPYHCSLCGKSFNHPSSFQRHQLTHKEEKPFHCSVCGKSFTQSCHLQLHQRTHTGEKPYSCSECGMCFKSQNNLQLHKCIHSEEKLYECSECGFNFEDETSLLTHQKIHTGKKRNHHCSECGKSFTQRGHLQQHQRIHTGEKPYHCSLCGKSFNQPSSFQRHLRTHSEEKPFHCSFCGKSFSQSCHLQLHQRTHTGEKPYSCSECGISFGNRGALQRHQQIHTGEKPYYCADWEENLLPHQPFVDKIGDH; this is encoded by the coding sequence atggAGTTTGAAGAAAGCTCCAGCTCTCATCAAGAGTTGCCGGATAGTCTTGAAACCCACACATGTCACAGagagaagaaaacagaaaagagaacacaccactgctCTGAATGTGGGAGGAACTTTAGTCAAAGGGGTCACCTTCAACAACATCAACTCATTCAtactggagagaaaccatacCAGTGTTTGGGCTGCGCGAAGAATTTTAATCATCCGAgtagtctccaaagacaccagagGACTCATTCAGATGAAAAACcttatcagtgttcagagtgcgAGAAGGGTTTTAACAGTCAGATCAGTCTCCAAAGACATGAGCTAATCCACACCAGAGAAAAACCATACacttgttcagagtgtgggattaGTTTTGGAGACACAAGTGGCCTCCTGAGACACcagcagattcacactggaaagaaaacatcaggaaaaagaagaaaccatcactgttcagagtgtgggaagagtttcacTCAAAGAGGTCACCTTCAGCAGCATCAGagaattcacaccggagagaaaccgtatcactgttctctctgtggaaagagttttaatCATCCGAGTAGTTTCCAAAGACACCAGCTCACTCACAAAGAGGAGAAACCATTTCACTGCTCAGTTTGTGGAAAGAGTTTCACTCAGTCGTGCCATCTCCAGCTTCACCAGAGAACTCACACTGGAGAAAAGCCTTattcctgctcagagtgtgggatgtgTTTTAAGAGTCAGAATAATCTCCAGCTACATAAGTGTATTCACTCAGAAGAAAAACTCTATgaatgttcagagtgtgggtTTAATTTTGAGGATGAAACTTCCCTCCTAACACACCAGAAGATTCACACCGGGAAGAAAAGAAAccatcactgttcagagtgtgggaagagtttcacTCAAAGAGGTCACCTTCAACAACATCAGAGAAtccacactggagagaaaccgtatcactgttctctctgtgggaagagttttaatcagCCGAGTAGTTTCCAAAGACACTTACGGACTCACTCAGAGGAGAAACCATTTCACTGCTCATTTtgtggaaagagtttttctCAGTCGTGTCATCTCCAGCTTCACCAGAGAACTCATACCGGAGAAAAGCCTTattcctgctcagagtgtgggattaGCTTTGGTAACAGAGGTGCCCTTCAGAGACATCAGCagattcacaccggagagaagccgTATTACTGCGCAGA
- the LOC136692528 gene encoding zinc finger protein 679-like → METTGCTSFQQAMSSLRTKTPHRRSQKSSGKKRNYHCSVCGKSFIKQSHLQQHQPIHNREKLFKCLDCGKRFLRRYHLQQHEHIHTGEKPYHCSGCGKSFSGSGSLQRHQRIHTGEKPYQCSECGKSFNHPSSFQRHHLTHSKEKPFYCSECGKNFTLESRLQQHQRIHTGEKPYFCSVCGKAFNSQNGLQTHHLIHTGETPYQCLQCGKSFRIKSTLQSHQRIHTGGNVFSC, encoded by the coding sequence ATGGAGACCACTGGATGCACTAGCTTTCAGCAAGCAATGAGTTCTCTTCGTAcaaaaacacctcacagacgATCACAAAAAtcttcaggaaaaaaaaggaattaccactgttcagtgtgtgggaagagttttattaaGCAGAGTCACCTTCAGCAACATCAGCCCATTCACAACAGAGAGAAACTGTTCAAATGCTTAGATTGTGGGAAGAGGTTTTTAAGAAGATATCACTTACAGCAacatgaacacattcacaccggagagaaaccctATCACTGCTCTGGCTGTGGGAAGAGTTTCAGTGGATCTGGCAGTTTACAAAGACACCAGCGAATCCATACCGGAGaaaaaccgtatcagtgttcagagtgtggaaagagcTTTAATCATCCGAGCAGTTTCCAACGGCATCATCTCACTCATTCAAAAGAGAAACCCTTttactgctcagagtgtggaaagaaCTTTACCCTAGAGAGTCGACTCCAGCAACACCAGCGAAtacacaccggagagaaaccgtatttcTGTTCAGTGTGTGGTAAAGCTTTTAACAGTCAGAACGGTCTTCAAACACATCATCTCATTCACACCGGAGAAACGCCAtatcagtgtttacagtgtgggaaaagttttaGAATCAAAAGTACTCTCCAGTCACACCAGCGAATTCACACTGGAGGAAACGTTTTTTCCTGTTAA
- the LOC136692525 gene encoding zinc finger protein 135-like isoform X1 — MSIVPVQVVPVCFPPQENLTLINSGEIKCEKFECTPSVSLQDISAESVCMDGMGKKRNHHCSDCGKSFIQRCHLLQHQRIHTGEKPYHCSLCGKSFNHPSSFQRHQLTHTQEKPFHCSVCGKSFTQFCHLQLHQRIHTGEKPYSCSECGKCFNHPSSFQRHKLTHTEETQQQMSECEKDLNIQNNFQLHQCIRNREKCYECSECGISFWDRHLLLTHLQIHTGKKRNHHCSECGKSFSQRGHLQQHQRIHTGEKPYHCSLCGKSFNQPSSFQRHQLTHKEEKPFHCSDCGKTFTQFCHLQLHQRTHTGEKPYSCTECGNSFNSHNNLQRHQLIHTGEKPHHCSECGKNFRNRGTFQAHQRIHTGEKPYQCSECGKTFNQISNLRTHQRTHTGEKPYECPECGIGFGNKSVLQKHQQIHTGEKPYYCSECGRSFRHANSLKLHKCVQVTCDDFLSNYLHICYV; from the coding sequence ATGAGCATTGTTCCAGTCCAAGTCGTCCCTGTATGTTTCCCCCCACAGGAAAACCTCACACTGATAAACTCAGGAGAAATTAAATGTGAGAAATTTGAATGTACACCAAGCGTCAGTTTACAGGATATATCCGCTGAGTCTGTTTGTATGGACGGTATGGGAAAGAAGAGAAATCACCACTGTTCagactgtgggaagagtttCATTCAACGCTGTCACTTACTACAACATCAGagaattcacaccggagagaaaccgtatcactgttctctctgtgggaagagttttaatcatCCGAGTAGTTTCCAAAGACACcagctcactcacacacaggagAAACCATTTCACTGCTCAGTTTGTGGAAAGAGTTTCACTCAGTTTTGTCATCTCCAGCTTCACCAGAGAATTCATACCGGAGAAAAGCCTTattcctgctcagagtgtgggaagtgtTTTAATCATCCAAGTAGCTTTCAAAGACACAAGCTCACTCACACAGAAGAAACACAACAACAGATGTCGGAGTGTGAGAAGGACTTAAATATTCAGAATAATTTTCAGTTACATCAATGTATTCGTAACAGagaaaaatgttatgaatgttcAGAATGTGGGATTAGTTTTTGGGACAGACATTTGCTCCTAACACACTTGCAGATTCACACCGGGAAGAAGAGAAAtcatcactgttcagagtgtgggaagagtttttctCAAAGAGGTCACCTTCAGCAGCATCAGagaattcacaccggagagaaaccgtatcactgttctctctgcGGAAAGAGTTTTAATCAGCCGAGTAGTTTCCAAAGACACCAGCTCACTCACAAAGAGGAGAAACCATTTCACTGCTCAGATTGTGGAAAGACTTTTACACAATTTTGTCATCTCCAGCTTCACCAGCGAACTCACACTGGAGAAAAACCTTATTCCTGCACAGAGTGTGGAAACAGCTTTAATAGTCACAATAATCTACAACGACACCAGTTAATTCACACCGGAGAAAAACCACATCACTGCTCAGAATGTGGGAAGAACTTCAGAAACAGAGGAACATTTCAGGCACATCAGagaattcacaccggagagaaaccgtatcagtgctcagaatgTGGCAAGACTTTTAACCAAATCAGTAATCTCCGAACACACCAGCGAACTCACACTGGAGAAAAGCCGTATGAATGTCCAGAGTGTGGGATTGGCTTTGGTAACAAAAGtgttctccaaaaacaccagcagattcacactggagagaaaccatattacTGCTCAGAATGTGGGCGGAGCTTCAGACATGCAAATAGTTTAAAGTTGCACAAATGTGTCCAGGTCACTTGTGATGATTTTCTTAGCAATTACCTTCACATTTGTTATGTTTAG